From Aquisalimonas asiatica, the proteins below share one genomic window:
- the ppk1 gene encoding polyphosphate kinase 1 produces the protein MDSIDLKHPDLYINRQMSMLEFNARVLEQARATDVPLLERLRFLCIVSTNLDEFFEIRVAGLKQAHELGSTQAGADNRMPQEVLRDISARAHELVAEQYDILNNELIPALAREGIRFIRRDEWNAAQRTWVQRYFEQSLLPVLSPLGLDPAHPFPRILNKSLNFIVELEGKDAFGRNSGMAVVQAPRSLPRLIPVPADAAGGPNEWVFLSSMIHAHVHQLFPGMTVLGCFQFRVTRNSDLYVDEEEVDDLLVAMEGELQSRRYGDAVRLEVAANCPDHMRRFLLDEFELAADDLYPVDGPVNVNRLMAICDGVDRPDLTFPAFTPAVPSEVTHSGSLFKLLRKQDLLLHHPFQSFAPVVDFVRQASRDPAVLAIKQTLYRTGPDSAIVDALVAAARAGKEVTVIIELRARFDEEANIRLANMLQDAGAHVVYGVVGHKTHAKMVLVVRRENGRLRNYVHLGTGNYHSRTARLYTDYGLLTADPVIGEDVHRIFLQLTSLGKVARLEKLLESPFTLFDTLLQNIEREAEHARAGRGGRIILKVNSLVEPRTVQALYAASMAGVEIDLIIRGMCALRPGVAGVSETIRVRSIIGRFLEHTRVFYFANGGDPVLYASSADCMERNFFRRVETAFPIEPPALQQQVLSDLEDYLRDNTQAWLLQPDGSYRRAHPADGEEPFSSQQALLVRLSGHGAPIQDV, from the coding sequence ATGGACTCCATCGACCTGAAACACCCGGATCTCTACATCAACCGGCAGATGAGCATGCTGGAGTTCAACGCCCGGGTGCTGGAGCAGGCGCGGGCAACGGACGTGCCACTGCTGGAGCGTCTGCGCTTTCTGTGCATCGTCAGCACCAACCTGGACGAATTCTTCGAGATCCGCGTGGCCGGGCTCAAGCAGGCCCATGAGCTGGGGTCGACCCAGGCCGGCGCCGACAATCGCATGCCCCAGGAAGTCCTTCGCGACATCAGTGCCCGGGCCCATGAGCTGGTCGCGGAGCAGTACGATATTCTCAACAATGAGTTGATCCCCGCTCTGGCGCGGGAGGGGATCCGCTTCATCCGTCGCGACGAGTGGAACGCGGCACAGCGCACATGGGTGCAGCGGTATTTCGAGCAGTCGCTGCTGCCGGTGCTCAGCCCCCTGGGGCTCGACCCGGCGCACCCCTTTCCGCGCATTCTCAACAAGAGCCTCAACTTCATCGTCGAGCTGGAGGGCAAGGACGCCTTCGGGCGCAACAGCGGCATGGCCGTGGTGCAGGCGCCCCGTTCCCTGCCCCGTCTCATCCCCGTGCCGGCGGACGCGGCGGGCGGCCCCAACGAATGGGTTTTCCTGTCGTCGATGATCCACGCCCACGTGCACCAGCTCTTCCCCGGCATGACGGTCCTGGGCTGCTTCCAGTTCCGCGTCACCCGAAACAGCGACCTGTACGTGGATGAAGAGGAAGTGGACGATCTCCTGGTTGCCATGGAGGGCGAGCTGCAGTCGCGCCGTTATGGGGACGCCGTGCGCCTGGAGGTGGCCGCCAACTGCCCCGACCACATGCGGCGCTTTCTTCTCGACGAGTTCGAGCTGGCGGCCGATGACCTCTACCCGGTGGACGGCCCGGTGAACGTGAACCGGCTCATGGCCATCTGTGACGGGGTGGACCGACCTGACCTGACATTTCCGGCCTTTACGCCGGCGGTACCCTCGGAAGTGACCCACAGCGGCAGCCTGTTCAAGCTGCTGCGCAAACAGGATCTGCTGCTGCACCACCCGTTCCAGTCGTTCGCCCCGGTGGTGGATTTCGTGCGACAGGCCTCCAGGGACCCTGCCGTACTCGCGATCAAGCAGACCCTCTACCGGACCGGGCCGGATTCCGCCATTGTCGACGCCCTGGTTGCCGCCGCCCGCGCCGGCAAGGAAGTCACGGTCATTATCGAGTTGCGGGCACGCTTTGACGAGGAAGCGAACATCCGGCTCGCCAACATGCTCCAGGACGCCGGCGCACACGTGGTCTACGGGGTGGTGGGACACAAGACCCACGCCAAGATGGTGCTCGTGGTGCGCCGTGAGAACGGCCGGCTGCGCAACTACGTCCACCTCGGCACGGGCAACTACCACTCCCGCACGGCCCGGCTGTATACCGATTACGGGTTGCTCACGGCGGACCCGGTCATTGGCGAGGATGTCCACCGGATCTTTCTCCAGCTCACGAGCCTGGGCAAGGTGGCGCGGCTGGAGAAGCTGCTGGAGTCTCCCTTCACCCTCTTCGACACCCTTCTGCAGAACATCGAGCGGGAGGCGGAGCATGCCCGCGCCGGGCGTGGCGGGCGTATCATCCTCAAGGTCAACTCCCTGGTGGAGCCGCGCACCGTGCAGGCCCTTTATGCGGCCTCCATGGCCGGCGTGGAGATCGACCTGATCATCCGTGGCATGTGCGCGTTGCGACCGGGTGTGGCGGGGGTTTCCGAGACGATCCGCGTGCGCTCGATCATCGGCCGCTTCCTGGAGCACACCCGGGTGTTCTATTTCGCCAACGGCGGCGACCCGGTTCTTTACGCATCCAGCGCCGACTGCATGGAGCGCAACTTCTTCCGGCGCGTCGAGACCGCGTTTCCCATCGAGCCCCCGGCGCTGCAGCAACAGGTGCTCAGCGACCTGGAGGACTACCTGCGGGATAACACCCAGGCGTGGCTGCTGCAGCCGGACGGATCCTATCGCCGGGCCCATCCCGCCGACGGCGAGGAGCCCTTCAGCTCACAGCAGGCCCTGCTGGTACGCCTCAGCGGACACGGAGCGCCAATCCAAGACGTTTGA
- a CDS encoding DsbA family oxidoreductase, which yields MRKDPAVPVTLFFDYNCPFCYVANHRLERLNARYGLDILWRFLETRPEAPGGDPATPDLLKQPALQALLQEEELPWQPPETLPNTRRALLLAQAVLLYRRPRFPAIHRAVFHAVFGEGRDIGDAEVLSALAQEAGVEDLLTTAWQTPEPVEAVLSHVQAAQALGLANVPALVVAERPFQGAVSTALLEQALRQAAQGGA from the coding sequence ATGCGCAAAGACCCGGCCGTTCCCGTCACCCTGTTCTTCGATTACAACTGCCCCTTCTGCTACGTGGCCAATCACCGGCTCGAGCGGCTCAACGCCCGCTACGGGCTGGATATTCTGTGGCGTTTCCTGGAGACCCGGCCGGAAGCACCAGGCGGCGACCCCGCCACGCCGGATCTGTTGAAGCAGCCCGCGTTGCAGGCCCTCCTGCAGGAAGAAGAGCTGCCCTGGCAGCCGCCCGAGACCCTGCCCAATACACGCCGCGCCCTGCTGCTTGCGCAAGCGGTGCTCCTGTACCGCCGGCCGCGGTTTCCGGCAATTCACCGGGCGGTTTTCCATGCCGTCTTCGGTGAGGGGCGGGATATCGGTGATGCGGAAGTGCTCTCGGCGCTGGCGCAGGAGGCCGGCGTGGAGGATCTGCTTACCACCGCCTGGCAGACACCCGAGCCGGTGGAGGCGGTTCTCTCCCACGTTCAGGCGGCACAGGCACTGGGGCTTGCCAATGTTCCGGCGCTGGTGGTGGCCGAGCGGCCGTTTCAGGGGGCGGTATCCACGGCGTTGCTGGAGCAGGCGTTACGGCAGGCCGCGCAAGGCGGGGCCTGA
- a CDS encoding M48 family metallopeptidase codes for MTNDTEHLLLDGRKHAVQVRETRRRTLGLYVFPDGRVEIRVPKGTPRRQALDFARGREAWLRDTLNGLPEAPPTPRYTDGARHPYLGDGLTLRVRAGKSRRAVRQGDLLWLRVGDPDDPVRVEHALREWYRARARTVFAERLAHWYPAVGLPPSRMPGLRIRAMRSRWGSCSSRGSINLNLWLIRAPLVCIDYVVVHELAHLLEFNHGPRFYAQMDRMMPDWRIHRRSLRAHQREWG; via the coding sequence ATGACGAACGACACCGAGCACCTGCTGCTGGATGGCCGCAAGCATGCGGTTCAGGTGCGGGAGACCCGCCGGCGCACGCTGGGCCTCTACGTTTTCCCGGACGGCCGCGTGGAGATCCGCGTCCCCAAGGGCACGCCGCGGCGCCAGGCCCTGGACTTCGCCCGCGGCCGGGAAGCGTGGCTGCGGGACACACTCAACGGCCTGCCGGAAGCGCCGCCAACACCACGCTACACCGACGGTGCCCGCCATCCCTACCTGGGCGACGGGCTGACGCTGCGGGTGCGCGCCGGCAAATCGCGCCGCGCCGTTCGTCAGGGCGACCTGCTATGGCTGCGGGTTGGCGACCCCGACGATCCGGTGCGCGTGGAGCATGCGCTAAGGGAATGGTACCGCGCCCGCGCACGCACCGTGTTCGCCGAACGCCTCGCGCACTGGTACCCGGCGGTGGGGCTGCCCCCGTCCCGCATGCCGGGGCTGCGGATCCGCGCCATGCGCAGCCGCTGGGGAAGCTGCTCCAGCCGCGGGAGCATCAATCTCAACCTGTGGCTGATCCGCGCACCGCTGGTGTGCATCGACTACGTGGTAGTGCACGAGCTGGCGCACCTGCTGGAATTCAATCACGGCCCGCGTTTCTACGCGCAGATGGACCGCATGATGCCCGACTGGCGCATTCATCGGCGGTCGCTGAGAGCACACCAACGGGAATGGGGGTAG
- the typA gene encoding translational GTPase TypA, which yields MIENLRNIAIIAHVDHGKTTLVDRLLQQSGTLDARAPQTERVMDSNDLERERGITILSKNTAILWNGYRINIVDTPGHADFGGEVERVLSMVDSVLLLVDAVDGPMPQTRFVLQKALEQGLNPIVVINKIDRPGARPDWVLDQTFDLFDRLGATDEQLDFQVVYASALNGFASDDSEVREGDMTPLFQMIVDAVNPPKVDPEGPLQLQVTSLDYSSYVGVIGVGRITRGRVRTNTQVQVIDRHGKTRSARVLQVLNYLGLERTEVEEASAGDIIAFTGVDNLHISDTLCDPNHVEALPALTVDEPTVSMTFVVNNSPFAGREGKYVTSRQIRERLERELLHNVALRVEPTDDPEKFRVSGRGELHLGVLIENMRREGYELGVSRPEVIVREVDGVKQEPYEQLTVDVPETSQGGVMEKLGERGGEMHNMAPDGKGRVRMDYIIPARGLIGFRTEFLTATSGDGLMFHVFDHYGPYRGQDLGQRGNGVLISNGPGKALAYALFTLQNRGKLFIGHGDEVYEGMIIGIHARDNDLVVNPLKAKQLTNVRAAGNDENLDLVPPIRMTLEQALEFIDDDELVEVTPEAIRVRKKLLLENERKRASRAAANA from the coding sequence GTGATCGAAAATCTTCGCAACATCGCCATTATTGCCCACGTTGACCACGGCAAGACCACCCTGGTGGATCGCCTGCTGCAGCAATCGGGCACCCTGGATGCCCGCGCCCCCCAGACGGAGCGCGTGATGGACTCCAACGATCTGGAGCGCGAGCGCGGCATCACCATTCTCTCCAAGAACACCGCCATTCTCTGGAACGGCTATCGCATCAACATCGTGGACACGCCCGGCCACGCCGACTTCGGCGGCGAGGTGGAGCGCGTGCTGTCCATGGTGGATTCGGTGCTGCTGCTGGTGGACGCAGTGGACGGCCCCATGCCGCAGACCCGCTTCGTACTGCAGAAGGCGCTTGAGCAGGGCCTGAACCCGATCGTTGTCATCAACAAGATCGACCGCCCCGGCGCCCGCCCGGACTGGGTGCTGGACCAGACCTTCGACCTCTTCGATCGCCTCGGCGCCACCGACGAGCAGCTCGACTTCCAGGTGGTCTACGCATCGGCCCTGAACGGCTTCGCCAGCGATGATTCCGAGGTGCGCGAAGGCGACATGACGCCGCTGTTCCAGATGATCGTCGATGCGGTGAACCCGCCGAAGGTCGACCCGGAAGGCCCGCTGCAGCTGCAGGTCACGTCGCTCGACTACAGCTCCTACGTCGGCGTCATCGGCGTGGGCCGGATCACCCGCGGGCGTGTCCGTACGAACACCCAGGTGCAGGTCATCGACCGTCACGGCAAGACCCGCTCGGCGCGGGTGCTGCAGGTGCTGAACTACCTCGGCCTGGAACGCACCGAGGTGGAGGAAGCCAGTGCTGGCGACATTATTGCCTTTACCGGCGTGGACAACCTCCACATCTCCGACACCCTCTGCGACCCGAACCACGTCGAGGCGCTGCCGGCGCTCACCGTCGACGAGCCCACGGTGAGCATGACCTTCGTGGTGAACAACTCGCCGTTCGCCGGCCGCGAGGGCAAGTACGTGACCTCGCGCCAGATCCGCGAACGCCTGGAACGGGAGCTGCTGCACAACGTGGCGCTGCGCGTCGAGCCCACGGATGATCCGGAGAAATTCCGCGTCTCCGGACGGGGCGAGCTGCACCTGGGCGTGCTGATCGAGAACATGCGCCGGGAAGGCTACGAGCTGGGCGTCTCCCGTCCCGAGGTCATCGTGCGCGAGGTGGACGGCGTCAAGCAGGAGCCCTACGAGCAGCTCACCGTGGACGTGCCCGAGACCTCCCAGGGTGGCGTCATGGAGAAGCTCGGCGAGCGCGGTGGCGAGATGCACAACATGGCGCCGGACGGCAAGGGCCGCGTGCGCATGGACTACATCATCCCGGCCCGCGGGCTGATCGGTTTCCGCACCGAATTTCTCACCGCCACCTCCGGCGATGGCCTGATGTTCCACGTGTTCGATCACTACGGCCCGTATCGCGGCCAGGATCTCGGTCAGCGCGGCAACGGGGTGCTGATCTCCAACGGCCCGGGCAAGGCGCTCGCTTACGCCCTGTTTACCCTGCAGAACCGGGGCAAGCTCTTCATCGGCCACGGTGACGAGGTCTACGAGGGCATGATCATCGGCATCCACGCCCGCGACAACGACCTGGTGGTAAACCCGCTCAAGGCGAAGCAGCTCACCAACGTGCGTGCCGCCGGCAACGACGAGAACCTGGACCTGGTGCCGCCGATCCGCATGACGCTGGAGCAGGCGCTGGAGTTCATCGACGACGACGAGCTGGTGGAGGTCACCCCCGAGGCGATCCGGGTGCGGAAGAAGCTGCTGCTGGAGAACGAACGCAAGCGGGCGAGCCGGGCTGCGGCGAACGCGTGA
- a CDS encoding SixA phosphatase family protein: MQRVLLMRHGIAEDAGPGQRDSERALTDPGRRRVEAVATDLAATVGPVDRMVSSDYLRAIQTADILARHLQPGQREISTGLVPHGDPASVYDWLGALPDAPVTVLVGHEPQMNLLLGVGLTGTPWGPARFGKASVAMLAFQGGISAGRGQLELFLRAGLGVRSRE; the protein is encoded by the coding sequence ATGCAACGCGTGTTACTGATGCGGCACGGCATTGCCGAAGATGCGGGCCCCGGTCAGCGCGACTCCGAGCGCGCCCTGACGGACCCGGGCCGGCGTCGCGTGGAAGCCGTTGCCACAGACCTGGCTGCGACCGTCGGGCCGGTGGACCGCATGGTCAGCAGTGATTACCTGCGCGCAATCCAGACCGCGGATATCCTCGCCAGGCACCTTCAGCCGGGCCAGCGGGAGATTTCCACCGGCCTGGTACCCCATGGCGACCCGGCATCGGTTTACGACTGGCTGGGCGCGCTTCCCGACGCGCCGGTCACGGTGCTCGTGGGCCATGAGCCGCAGATGAATCTGCTGCTGGGCGTCGGGCTGACGGGCACCCCGTGGGGACCGGCCCGGTTCGGCAAGGCCTCCGTGGCCATGCTTGCTTTCCAGGGGGGCATTAGCGCGGGGCGCGGCCAGCTGGAGCTGTTCCTGCGCGCGGGCCTCGGCGTGCGGTCACGGGAATGA
- a CDS encoding OmpA family protein, whose product MYSKACSAVFLAGLLLLPVAAQSDGVLPNPEQHYMASLNESSWYWERHADACHLMHAIPGFGLAVFSRASDGAVALRIYTGNPPEESRTVDLWSAPRDWDAAAVRRIGSVEGAPGPETFRFGSTMAVQVLRELERGAYPTLSFDDWHAPESTLAVSLSNAGFRPKYRAFMRCRPNEDTQRPASGRDGTPDGGEAPDALTVLDSNPADAADEAPGELVSVTTRQTAPEPTTITLESDNGLPASPPSRLLARHGQAVIPAELLEAEREARREQERERERARRAAEEEERRAQAEAEAEARAEEAGNGDDNGENGDAEMVYEPDADVPDVVYFVSGDTGLTRTEQSRINEFVESLGDDSEATITITGHTGSAAPEAYNEALGRERASAVRDYLVDQGIAENRIVVATAGSRNPAAEDDSPFEQAANRRARLHAGERD is encoded by the coding sequence ATGTACAGCAAGGCGTGCTCCGCGGTCTTTCTGGCCGGCCTGCTATTGCTGCCGGTCGCCGCCCAGAGCGATGGCGTGCTACCAAACCCCGAGCAGCACTACATGGCCAGCCTCAACGAGAGCAGCTGGTACTGGGAACGTCATGCGGACGCCTGTCACCTGATGCATGCCATCCCGGGCTTCGGGCTTGCCGTGTTCTCCCGGGCAAGCGATGGCGCAGTGGCCCTGCGCATCTACACCGGCAATCCGCCCGAGGAATCCCGGACCGTGGATCTCTGGTCGGCGCCGCGGGACTGGGACGCAGCGGCGGTTCGGCGGATCGGGTCCGTAGAGGGCGCACCCGGCCCGGAAACCTTCCGCTTCGGATCGACTATGGCAGTACAGGTATTACGCGAGCTGGAACGTGGGGCCTACCCCACGCTCTCCTTTGATGACTGGCATGCGCCGGAGAGCACGCTTGCCGTCAGCCTTTCCAACGCGGGATTCCGGCCGAAGTACCGGGCCTTCATGCGCTGCCGGCCGAACGAGGACACCCAACGGCCGGCGTCCGGGCGCGACGGTACGCCAGACGGGGGCGAAGCCCCCGATGCCCTGACCGTGCTCGACAGCAATCCCGCCGACGCGGCGGACGAGGCGCCCGGCGAGCTGGTCTCCGTAACCACCCGCCAGACCGCGCCCGAGCCGACCACCATCACCCTGGAGTCGGACAACGGCCTTCCGGCGTCCCCTCCCTCCCGCCTCCTCGCCCGCCATGGCCAGGCCGTCATTCCGGCCGAGCTCCTGGAGGCGGAGCGTGAAGCCCGCCGCGAGCAGGAACGGGAACGCGAGCGCGCCCGGCGCGCTGCCGAGGAGGAAGAGCGGCGCGCCCAGGCCGAGGCGGAAGCTGAAGCGCGAGCGGAAGAAGCCGGCAACGGCGACGACAACGGCGAGAACGGCGACGCGGAGATGGTCTACGAACCGGATGCGGACGTCCCCGACGTGGTCTATTTCGTCTCCGGTGATACCGGTCTCACGCGCACCGAGCAGAGCCGCATCAATGAGTTCGTGGAGTCCCTCGGCGACGACAGCGAGGCCACCATCACCATTACCGGACATACCGGCAGTGCGGCGCCGGAAGCCTACAACGAGGCGCTGGGCCGTGAGCGCGCAAGTGCGGTTCGCGACTACCTGGTCGACCAGGGGATCGCCGAGAATCGCATCGTGGTGGCCACGGCCGGCTCCCGGAACCCGGCAGCGGAGGACGACTCCCCGTTCGAGCAGGCGGCCAACCGGCGCGCCCGGCTGCACGCCGGCGAGCGGGACTGA
- a CDS encoding Ppx/GppA phosphatase family protein, whose amino-acid sequence MTASASESGNTVAAVDLGSNSFHMVVARLQGGELRVVDRIKTMVRLGEGVDARGRLDPAVRERALEALDRFGQRLRGLPRGSVRVVGTNTLRVMRDAQGFQAAAESALGHGVEVVSGVEEARLIYLGVAHSLGDDGQRRLVVDIGGGSTELIVGEGVMPLHMDSLEMGCVRLARQCFPKGRYTPRALDRAALRVAQELEPVARRYHNAHWAQAVGASGTVRAVQAVLKGLDLSPDAITLDGLLRLRECLTRAGRESSLDLPGLDADRRPVFAGGVMVLLGVFQGLGIQRMVASDGALREGVLHDLLGRMASRDVRDQAITAMMARYHVDAEQANRVSGTARHLFGQVRRAWGLDDEAEAWLRWAAETHEIGLDIAHGSYHRHGEYLARHSDLSGFSSQDQAVLAALIRCHRRKISRKALDAVPDNRRLRVERLIPLLRLATVLHRSRLDDALPAVALRRRDDRLDLRFPAGWLEAHPLTRADLAEESTALKRLGLALRVR is encoded by the coding sequence ATGACCGCATCGGCATCGGAGAGCGGCAACACCGTCGCGGCGGTAGACCTCGGCTCCAACAGCTTCCACATGGTCGTTGCCCGCCTGCAGGGCGGCGAGCTGCGGGTTGTGGACCGCATCAAGACCATGGTGCGGCTCGGGGAGGGCGTCGACGCCCGCGGACGGCTCGATCCCGCGGTTCGCGAACGCGCACTGGAGGCCCTGGACCGTTTCGGCCAGCGCCTGCGCGGCCTTCCGCGGGGCAGTGTACGCGTCGTCGGCACCAACACACTGCGGGTCATGCGCGATGCCCAGGGCTTCCAGGCGGCAGCGGAGTCCGCGCTCGGACACGGCGTGGAGGTGGTCTCCGGCGTGGAAGAGGCCCGGCTGATCTACCTGGGGGTCGCCCATAGCCTCGGTGACGATGGCCAGCGCCGGCTGGTGGTGGACATCGGCGGTGGCAGCACGGAGCTGATCGTGGGCGAGGGCGTCATGCCCCTGCATATGGACAGCCTCGAAATGGGCTGCGTCCGGCTTGCACGCCAGTGTTTTCCGAAGGGCCGCTATACGCCGCGGGCGCTGGACCGGGCCGCGCTGCGCGTCGCCCAGGAGCTGGAGCCGGTTGCGCGCCGCTATCACAACGCGCACTGGGCGCAGGCGGTAGGCGCATCAGGAACCGTGCGGGCAGTGCAGGCCGTGCTGAAAGGGCTGGACCTGTCACCCGACGCGATCACCCTGGACGGCCTGTTGCGGCTGCGGGAGTGCCTGACCCGGGCAGGGCGCGAATCGAGCCTCGATCTCCCGGGGCTGGACGCCGACCGCCGCCCGGTCTTTGCCGGCGGCGTCATGGTGTTGCTCGGCGTGTTCCAGGGGCTGGGCATCCAGCGCATGGTGGCATCGGACGGTGCACTGCGCGAGGGCGTGTTACATGACCTGCTGGGCCGCATGGCCTCCCGTGATGTCCGCGACCAGGCGATCACCGCCATGATGGCGCGCTACCACGTGGATGCCGAACAGGCCAACCGCGTCTCCGGGACCGCACGCCACCTGTTCGGGCAGGTGCGGCGCGCCTGGGGACTTGACGATGAGGCGGAGGCCTGGCTGCGGTGGGCGGCGGAGACCCACGAAATCGGTCTCGACATTGCCCACGGCAGCTACCACCGGCATGGGGAGTACCTGGCGCGGCACAGTGATCTCAGCGGCTTCTCAAGCCAGGATCAGGCCGTGCTGGCCGCACTCATCCGCTGCCATCGCCGCAAGATCTCGCGCAAGGCGCTGGACGCCGTGCCGGATAACCGCCGACTGCGGGTCGAGCGGCTGATACCCCTGTTGCGCCTGGCGACGGTGCTGCATCGCAGCCGTCTGGACGACGCGCTTCCGGCTGTCGCACTGCGTCGCCGTGACGACCGGCTCGACCTGCGCTTCCCGGCCGGATGGCTGGAGGCCCATCCGCTCACCCGGGCCGATCTGGCGGAAGAGTCCACGGCCCTCAAACGTCTTGGATTGGCGCTCCGTGTCCGCTGA
- a CDS encoding TetR/AcrR family transcriptional regulator: protein MSRSNHRRSLTADDWADAALDAVAESGVEAVAVERIARALGVTKGSFYWHFANRGALLDAALKRWERQQTEDVIARAEREQDPRNRIHRLFRNADGSKRAGQLYLAFAAGANDPLVGPVIKRVNNRRIGFMVDCYSAMGLGPGEARQRAVLAYSVYLGTLQMRRDAPETIPAGPEFEDYMDYVSMTLIPGFVPERQRESGQKTG, encoded by the coding sequence ATGAGCAGATCGAATCACCGCCGTTCGCTGACCGCTGATGACTGGGCTGACGCTGCCCTCGACGCCGTAGCCGAGAGCGGTGTGGAGGCCGTGGCCGTGGAGCGGATTGCGCGTGCGCTCGGCGTGACCAAAGGCAGCTTCTACTGGCACTTTGCCAACCGTGGCGCGTTGCTCGATGCCGCCCTCAAGCGCTGGGAACGGCAGCAGACGGAAGACGTGATCGCGCGGGCGGAACGTGAGCAGGATCCCCGTAACCGGATTCACCGGCTGTTTCGCAACGCCGACGGCAGCAAGCGCGCCGGTCAGCTCTATCTCGCCTTCGCCGCTGGCGCCAACGACCCTCTCGTGGGGCCGGTGATCAAGCGGGTCAACAACCGGCGCATCGGCTTCATGGTGGACTGTTACTCGGCGATGGGGCTGGGCCCCGGGGAGGCGCGTCAGCGTGCGGTGCTGGCCTATTCGGTCTATCTCGGTACGCTGCAGATGCGGCGCGATGCCCCCGAAACCATTCCCGCCGGCCCCGAGTTCGAAGACTACATGGATTACGTCAGCATGACCCTGATTCCCGGCTTCGTCCCCGAACGCCAGCGGGAAAGCGGTCAGAAGACCGGCTGA